The following are encoded in a window of Apis mellifera strain DH4 linkage group LG10, Amel_HAv3.1, whole genome shotgun sequence genomic DNA:
- the LOC725107 gene encoding mitochondrial genome maintenance exonuclease 1 yields MIRLRIKQSAKYRIVLKFNIKKERFSTKHVNNLNIKKQNEIVETTEASKLDNNFICKTQSNQIFKKNIVHKVLKQKKDKKIVQVKEKEDLELSEEPKINEVKTINKFKIMENLKSFSIFGSETIKNCGIQCVENNINLKIPSVTNILNETMSLEAKAMLERWKKNIIDKFGQTYFDTYRKDLLTNGKLFHSVIKSILSYEETIIPPSIKSVYYSVESILNDIQITYALEKNIMHPTLRYKGIVDCIASYRDEIYLIDWKKSDKKKASLAATFDAPVQVAAYIGAVNASNKYSFKIHKGLVIVGYTNGEPGSVHELKEDTLQLAWENWLERLEKFYINMNKSN; encoded by the exons ATGATTAGATTAAGAATTAAACAAAGTgcaaaatatagaatagttttaaaatttaacattaagaaagaaagattttcaaCTAAACatgtgaataatttaaatattaagaaacaaaatgaaatagtTGAAACAACAGAAGCTTCTAAgctagataataattttatatgtaaaacgcagtcaaatcaaatatttaaaaagaatattgttcATAAAGtgcttaaacaaaaaaaagataagaaaattgtacaagtaaaagaaaaagaagatttggAATTATCAGAAGAaccaaaaataaatgaagtaaaaactataaataagtttaaaattatggaaaatttaaaatcattttctatttttggttctgaaacaataaaaaattgtggTATACAATGTgttgagaataatataaacttgAAAATTCCAAGTGTAACGAATATTCTTAATGAAACTATGTCTTTGGAAGCCAAAGCTATGTTAGaaaggtggaaaaaaaatataattgataagttTGGACAAACATATTTTGATACATATCGTAAAg atttattgacTAAtggtaaattatttcattctgtTATCAAAAGTATATTGTCATATGAAGAAACTATAATTCCACCTTCTATTAAATCAGTATATTATAGTGtagaatcaatattaaatgatatacaaATAACTTATgcacttgaaaaaaatataatgcatcCAACGTTACGATACAAGGGCATTGTAGATTGTATTGCTTCTTATAG GgatgagatatatttaattgattggaaaaaatcagataaaaaaaaggcaTCACTTGCTGCAACTTTTGACGCACCTGTACAAGTTGCTGCTTATATTGGAGCTGTAAATGCTTCAAATAAGTATTCATTTAag ATACATAAAGGATTAGTTATTGTTGGTTATACAAATGGAGAACCTGGAAGTGTTCATGAATTGAAAGAGGATACTTTACAATTAGCATGGGAAAATTGGTTggaaagattggaaaaattttatataaacatgaacaaaagtaattaa
- the LOC102653988 gene encoding cuticle protein 64-like — protein sequence MCSVQTALVSIANNPSLRYSNITTNMKFFIILAIIALVSPLYAQSEEKVIEKRGIYSGIGLGYAGHGGGLAYSAPIITKSIHIPTVRLGYGGYGGYSAYGGYGHSGGYGW from the exons ATGTGTTCTGTGCAGACTGCATTAGTTTCAATTGCGAACAACCCATCGTTACGATACAGTAATATTACAACCAACATGAAATTCTTC ATAATTCTTGCTATCATTGCCCTGGTTTCTCCCTTGTATGCCCAATccgaagaaaaagtaattgaGAAAAGAGGTATATATAGTGGCATTGGTTTGGGTTATGCAGGCCATGGAGGag gTTTAGCGTATAGCGCACCAATAATTACCAAATCTATTCATATCCCTACTGTTCGACTTGGATATGGTGGATATGGTGGATATAGTGCATATGGTGGATATGGACACTCTGGAGGATATGGAtggtga